GCAGTTGTGGTGGGGCGCTACCGAAATAAGAAAATTCGCCAAATATGCACCCCTTTACAAGCCCCAGGTAGCATCGCAACCCGTTGGCAGTGTTAGATCCCAGAGGAAAGCATAAGCTTCTCGACATTGCGATCAAACCCCCAAAGTCCATTTTCAGCAGAACCCTCCTGAATGGTCTTGCGTGACGAACGCAAGCGGTTGATTGTGATTCCTTGGCTCCTATACTTTCGCATTTTCGAAATTCCGGGAATGCAGGAATGTACAAATGTCAGTTGACCCTGAGGGATTCATGTGCTAGAATTCAGTGTGAGCAGGAGCCCCTCCCAAAGGAGAAAATGATGGAGGATCTGAGGAGGGCCTTCCACGCCCTTGGCAACAGAAAGCGGCTGAAGATAATGGTGTCGCTCTTGGAATCCGGTGAGGCATCTGTTGGACAACTGAGCCTACACCACCGAATGCCCATAACCACAGCTTCAAGGCACCTGAAGAAGCTGGAGGGAGCCGGACTGGTTAGAGGAAGACAACAAGGAACGTATGTCTTTTATTCAGCAGACACTCTGAGCCGCTCGAGTGCTGTTCGTGGCA
This is a stretch of genomic DNA from candidate division TA06 bacterium. It encodes these proteins:
- a CDS encoding transcriptional regulator, with the translated sequence MYKCQLTLRDSCARIQCEQEPLPKEKMMEDLRRAFHALGNRKRLKIMVSLLESGEASVGQLSLHHRMPITTASRHLKKLEGAGLVRGRQQGTYVFYSADTLSRSSAVRGILAILRKSPKRRVK